The nucleotide sequence TGGAGGAAGAGAGAGATTGTTCAGATATTCTTACTCAAATGGCGGCTGCTCGAGCAGCCCTGTCTGCAACCGCAGCCCTGGTCTTGACCAACTACACTCACCTTTGCCTGGAAAAGGAGAAACAAACCGGCGAAAACTCCTACGAGGCACTCACCCGGGTATTCGCTTTATGGGCTGCCGGACCATCGGACGCTCTGCCAGACCAACCTGTAAAGAGAAGAGGTAGAGAGGTTCAGCGGAAAATAGAAGCATAAGAAGAAACAGTACTACGCGTGCTACTTGATGGTTTAGAGAATCACAGAGCCTGAGCCGGGGCTTCAGTTTATTGCTATGTCCGCCAAG is from Dehalococcoidales bacterium and encodes:
- a CDS encoding metal-sensitive transcriptional regulator, producing MNELPVPREKVVSRLKRISGQIRGCARMVEEERDCSDILTQMAAARAALSATAALVLTNYTHLCLEKEKQTGENSYEALTRVFALWAAGPSDALPDQPVKRRGREVQRKIEA